ggtgacaggttctctttatatataatctgctcagctcctcctgctctataacacactgcctgcagattacacggtgacaggttctctttatatataatctgctcagctcctcctgctctataacacactgcctgcagattacatggtgacaggttctctttatataaaatctgctcagctcctcctgctctataaaattctgtatgcagattacatggtgacaggttctctttatatataatctgctcagctcctcctgctctataacacgctgcctgcagattacatggtgacaggttctctttatataaaatctgctcagctcctcctgctctataaaattttgtatgcagattacatggtgacaggttctctttatataaaatctgctcagctcctcctgctctataacacactgcctgcagattacatggagacaggttctctttatataaaatctgctcagctcctcctgctctataaaattttgtatgcagattacatggtgacaggttctctttatatataatctgctcagctcctcctgctttatgaCAGGCtgtatgcagattacatggtgacaggttctctttatatataatctgctcagctcctcctgctctataatacgcTGCCTGCAGATCACATGgttacaggttctctttatatataatctgctcagctccttctgctctataacacgctgcctgcagattacatggtgacaggttctctttatatataatctgctcagctcctcctgctctataacacactgcctgcagattacatggtgacaggttctctttatatataatctgctcagctcctcctgctctataacacgctgccagcagattacacggtgacaggttatctttatatataatctgctcagctcctcctgctctataacacgctgcctgcagattacacggtgacaggttctctttatatataatctgttcagctcctcctgctctataacacgctgcctgcagattacatggtgacaggttctctctatatataatctgctcagctcctcctgctctataacacgctgcctgcagattacatggtgacaggttctctctatataaaatctgctcagctcctcctgctctataatacgcTGCCTGCAGATCACATGGTTACAGgttatctttatatataatctgctcagctcctcctgctctataatacgctgcctgcagattacatggtgacaggttctgtgtatatataattggctcagctcctcctcctctataacatgctgcctgcagattacatggtgacaggttctctttatatataatctgctcagctcctcctgctctataacacgctgccagcagattacacggtgacaggttatctttatatataatctgctcagctcctcctcctctataacatgctgcctgcagattacatggtgacaggttctctctatatataatctgatcagctcctcctgctctataacacgctgcctgcagattacatggtgacaggttctctttatatataatctgctcagctcctcctgctctataacacgctgcctgcagattacatggtgacaggttctctttatatataatctgctcagctcctcctgctctataacacgctgcctgcagattacatggtgacaggttctctctatatataatctgatcagctcctcctgctctattataaattgcctgcagattacatggtgacaggttctgtatgtataatctgctcagctcctcctgctctataaaattctgtatgcagattacatggtgacaggttctgtatgtataatctgctcagctcctcctcctctataacatgctgcctgcagattacatggtgacaggttctctttatatataatctgctcagctcctcctgctctataacacgctgcctgcagattacatggtgacaggttctctatatatatatataatctgctcagctcctcctgctctataacacgctgcctgcagattacatggtgacaggttctctttatgtataatctgctcagctcctcctgctctatataatctgctcagctcctcctgctctataacacgctgcctgcagattacatggtgacaggttctgtgtatatataatctgctcagctcctcctgcagaCTTGGTGTGGGGGCCCTCGCGGTGCTCATGTATGACAGGAGGCAGATATCTTGCCCTGAAGAGGCCATTTATTGATATTAGAAAACAATCGGTGGACATCAGCCATGGACAGTGCCAGGAGCAGGACTTCTCGCTCTCCAGGACTCATGCTAAGGTGAGGGACACCCGCTTCTGGCCCAGTTCGTGGTTGTTGAGGGCCTTTATGGCGGATTCCGCCTCCGCCTGGTTTGGCATGCGCACGGTGGCAACACCTTGTTCGATGTTCCTGAGATTCAAAGAACTCACTTTGTAGTCGTGGAAAAAGTCTAGAATTTCAGCAGCAGTGACCGACACGGGCAGGTTCCTAAGAATCAGTACTGTTGCGTCACCATTCTCGGTCTTGTCACCCTGGCAGGCTGGTTCCTCATGACACCCGTTCACACTCTGCGGACTGTTCTGAATCAGTGGGGTTACCGGTACAAGATGCCACCCTGATGGGAGTGCTGAGTCAGTGACTGCGCGCTGCACCGCCGGGGAATCATTAGAAGTGGGAGCCGCAGCGGAGTCTCCGTCTGTGCCCATTCCATCAGGTGCATCGTCTGCTTCAGACACTATGGCAATGTCGGCTTGGTTGGCCTCCTTTAATGGCGTCAGCTGTTTCTCCGTAATGCGGCTCACCACGATTTTTATCCCCAGATAGGTCTGATCATTTTGCCTTTCAGCTTTAGACGCCTCTCTTTCATCTGCGAATGTCACCAAGGCTTCTCCGAGGCCCATCCCTCTGCTGTCACGGAGCAggacaatgtcctcctccttcacAGGCTGCCCAGTAAAGAACTTTTGGACGTCAGCTTTAGTGACATCCGAAGGAAAATTGCGCAGATACAGGCACTTTCTCTCCTCGGAGGGTCGGTGAGGAGACACGCTCTTCTCGGAGCAATCCTTACAGGTGCGGACTTTCATACGACTGATTAACTCAGACATGGCCTTCTTGGAGATGGGCATGATACTGATGGAGTGCCCCTTCAAAGTCCCCCCGTCCATGGACACTGCTCGTCTATAATCTGTTTCTGTGGTGAAATGAGCAAAGCCTTCTCTTGTCCTGCTACCTTCTTTGTCAACGAGGAAGGTAACGTCCGAGTCTTTCATGTCACAAccataaaaaaaatgtctgatGTCGCTTTTCTCAGCCCTGTAGCTCAGGTTAATGAGATGCACATAGTATTCACGTATGTAGGGCGAGGACTCCGAACTGCTTCTCCTGCGTAGTGGTGATCTGGTTAGGCTAGATGAACGCAGCCTCCTTGCAACCTTATCTCCACCATGGAGGGTCCATTCCTCCTCATTAGAAACCTTCAGCATTACCGGGCAGTAACAGAGCGGCTGCATGTTCAGTCTCGCCGCTTCACTGGCATCGCTCACCCTTCCAAACTTAACAATGGCCTTTCCAAGTTTGGGGTTATTTCTACACTCTATATACAAGATGGCTTCCACAAGGAACCCCTTGAAGAAGTCCTGGATATCCCGTCTTGAGGCATCGCTTGACAACCCGCATACGTACAGGTATGAAAACACTGAGGGTTTCCTTTTTTcggacctattcgatgtgcccgcTGACAGACGTGGACCCATCTGGTAGATCTCCAGGGCACGTCTCATCTCCTCTTCATTGCTGTATCTTAGATGGACATGGGACTCCTTCAGGGGACGGCCTGACAGGCTCAAAGCATACTGGGcatcttcatacgtttcaaatatAATGTATGCCTCACCGTACTTTCCACCCATGATACATACTCCTCTTCTGGGAATATTCAATCCAGAGAAGAAGCGCCGAATGTCTAAGGAATCCGCGGCATCGGGAAGGCCCTGCAGCCGGACGACGAGCGACATCCTCACCTGCAGAAAAGGGAGAAACGTTTAAGTATAGGATCAGGAGCCGTGCACACAGTCCTACGCTGCTACGTCACACTGCCAGCATCGCAAACCTTTCACCACAATGACACTCCCCAAAGAAATGGCGTCCGCTTccttccctgcagccaatcacatgctGGCTACCCACAAGGCTGCTGCAGCCAACCACTAGTCTCAGTAGTTGCATGCCACTGCTGCAGCGCTCATGTGGGTAGATGGCACGGACcaccacaacccctttaaatcatcaACAGGACACATCAATGATGTGTGGAGTCATATCCACAATGAGATGCGGGTGAAGTAGTGGAAGATGGAGCGACCCCTGGACAGAAGGTGCAGAGCCCCCAGCGAGCATCGGGGGCTGAACCACTGCCGGGATAGATTCGCACATACAAAATCTTAACAGCCGTCTCCAAAACCAGCACACCGCCCAAAACATGGTCCTCTAACAAAAAAGTGGTCTCCATGTCTATTCGGTGCACCATCTCTCTGACATCTCAGGGACAGTTCATCAAACCAGAAGCGCTGGGAGCAATAGTGCACCACCTTGGCCCACAGGAGAAGACCGCTGGCAATGTTTCAGGGCACAGTCCCTACAAGCTGGAACCGATTCTGGGGTTCACAGGCTCCATTTAAAAGAAACACCAAGCGTTACGGCCCgtaaaacatcaccccctcccccggGTATAACACCACAGCCACCACGGACGGGACATTAATGGAGTCCGTCATAGTGTGGAAACTAAGGGTCGAGCAGAGTTCACATAGGGGTGCACATCAGGGTTCTCACCACGTGTAcccaccagggctgtggagtcggtagataaatgctccaacgcctcagttttatgtacttctGACTCagactcccctgtatttaatatgcaaatgtattttatacattccttgaaggaaagaaaggcagcgTACGGCTGTTCCACCAAGTTCTTCTAAGCTCCTCCAGCAGAGAGAGGTCGCTGGgcagaagctgctgccttctcctttgtgtgctgaagatcgggcagtggggggatccaggaccgggcatttattctaaaacctgatttcctaggagaatcccatagtcatgtgtaaagtttaagctaacaatcggagtttacaagttttcatagccttagctgaatgacagcagtttttccaatggtttacagcttcagtctttaactattggccctccattcccgTCACTgatacaagtgtctcactctctatttaaccccttatcagtgagaggcgagGTTACACATGGGCGATGCggaacacaacactatggaaagtataagtattgcagctcctaactgtgcgttgcgtgccatatagtgaagcacatgaaaagcttcttcacggtcacttaacgtgttcgttttgcggttacgtgacgcactgcatgcattggtctttattcttacagtagagaagtcattaattataactttttgtgaattgggacatttaaacttgcttttttttttttattccaatttaaatttagtaggagtcggagtcggtgcattTTTGCCGACTCCAACTCcatgtacccaaaattgcctccgactcctcaACTCCACAGCCCTGACCAGGCCACAACACCAAGACAATGTCAACCGGGCAGTGCGCCCCAAGAGGACCACAGTAATGGAAAACCACCCTGCACAGGCACCAGGACATGGTCACACAGCATGCATCCCTCCAGGACCGGAAGACACCACACCTGATCCACGAGAAGGAGCAGAAAGGCCTTCTTTATATAATAAGTCCTCTGCTATGAGCAGACGACAGGGTCACAACGCAGTCCAGTACCACGTGACCTCTGCTGACACTAATCAAGAccgctatatatacagtggatataaaaagtctacacacccctgttaaaatgtcaggtttctgtgatgagacaaagataaatcatttcagaacttttcccacctttaatgtgacctataaactgtacaactcaattgaaaaacaaactgaaatcttttaggtggaggaaagaaaaacaaacctaaactaatgtggttgcataagtgtgcacaccctcctataactggggatgtagctgtgttcagaatgaagcaatcacattcagaatcctgttacataggagtcagcatacaccggccatcatgtaaagggcctctgattgaccccaaataaagtgcagctgctctagttggtctttcctgacattttcttggtcacatcccacagcagaagccacggtccacagagagcttccaaagcatcagagggatctcattgttagaaggtatcagtcaggagaaaggGACAAAaggatttccaaggcattagatctaccatggagcacagtgcagaccgtcatcatcaagtggagaaaatatggcacaacagggacatcaccaagaactggacatccctccataattgatgaaaagactaaaagaaaactggtctgggaggcgaccaagaggcctacagcaacattaaaggagctgcaggaatatctggcaagtcctggctgtgtggtccatgtgacaacaatctccgtatt
This window of the Bufo bufo chromosome 6, aBufBuf1.1, whole genome shotgun sequence genome carries:
- the LOC121003209 gene encoding RNA-binding protein 12B-like — encoded protein: MAERGPDVCGTGPVRMSLVVRLQGLPDAADSLDIRRFFSGLNIPRRGVCIMGGKYGEAYIIFETYEDAQYALSLSGRPLKESHVHLRYSNEEEMRRALEIYQMGPRLSAGTSNRSEKRKPSVFSYLYVCGLSSDASRRDIQDFFKGFLVEAILYIECRNNPKLGKAIVKFGRVSDASEAARLNMQPLCYCPVMLKVSNEEEWTLHGGDKVARRLRSSSLTRSPLRRRSSSESSPYIREYYVHLINLSYRAEKSDIRHFFYGCDMKDSDVTFLVDKEGSRTREGFAHFTTETDYRRAVSMDGGTLKGHSISIMPISKKAMSELISRMKVRTCKDCSEKSVSPHRPSEERKCLYLRNFPSDVTKADVQKFFTGQPVKEEDIVLLRDSRGMGLGEALVTFADEREASKAERQNDQTYLGIKIVVSRITEKQLTPLKEANQADIAIVSEADDAPDGMGTDGDSAAAPTSNDSPAVQRAVTDSALPSGWHLVPVTPLIQNSPQSVNGCHEEPACQGDKTENGDATVLILRNLPVSVTAAEILDFFHDYKVSSLNLRNIEQGVATVRMPNQAEAESAIKALNNHELGQKRVSLTLA